Genomic DNA from Alistipes indistinctus YIT 12060:
TTGCAATAACTTCCCGGGCCTTACGCTGATTCGCTTCGGCCAGTGCGACAATATCCGTCATAATCGATTGTATTGATATAAAATAGATCGGTCAAACAGTCCGTGACGCAACGCCAGAAAACAAGCGTCGGTTCCAGAACAGGGCGGCAAAGGTAAAAAAGAAAACCGAATAACAGGCACGCAGCCGAAACGACATCCCGATTAACTCATAGATCGGAAGCGTTACCCACTCTGTGCGGCTCTACTTTATTCGGATAGTTCGTCGAGGAGTTGCCGTACGCTTTTGTGCAGCACGGGATGCATAAAACCGGGCAGCACTTCACAGAGGGGACGCAATACGAAACCGCGCTGCTGCATCAGCGGATGAGGAACCGTCAGCCGGGGCGTATCGATCACCCGGTCATCATAAAAAAGAATATCGATATCGAGGGTACGCGAACCGTACTGCCTGCCCATCGCTTCATGATCCGCCCCTGCGGTCTTATTACAACCGGCTCCGGCCTGGCATCCGGTTCCGGTTGCGATACCGTCTGCCGCTCGCGGACGGATCCGCCCCGCCTCCCGCTCGATCTGCTGGCAAATATCGAGCACATGTTCAGGTTCCAAAGCCGTCTCGAAGATCAAAACCTGATTGAGAAACTGTTCCGGCGCCTCGAATCCCCAAGGCGGGGACTCCCAAAGCGAAGAGGCAGCCGTTTCGGCTCCCACGCGCTCCGCAAGTTTGAGCCGGGCACCGGCCAGCGTCGCCCGCACGTCCCCCAGATTGCCCCCTGTCAACAAAATCACGCGCGCCATCACTTCAACGGGCCGATCAGTTTGCTTACCGTCAGTGCGAAATGCGGAAAGATAATCTTCGGGTTACCGTTCTGCCCCACCTGCCGGATCACCAATTCCATCTCCGAAACCAACCTTTCGATATTGGCATTGTTGACAAACGGTGCGAATTTCTTGCAGAACTCGTACTCGCGGCCGAACAGGAACGAAATTTCGGACATCCCGGCCGTCAGCATGTAGCTATCGCGCAGCAACCGGATCGAATTACTCATCAGCCGCTTCTGTTCTTCCCTTCCCAGCGAGGCGACCGTTTCGGCCCATTCCAGCAACTCCAGGTGACGGTCTTCATAACTGAGCCGCATCAGTTGTACAAACAGTTCGAACGATTCGTTACTCTCTCCGGAAGCCAACGCCTCCAGACAACGTTCGGCCTCCAGCAGATTTCCCCGCGAAAGGCGAGCGATTTTCTCCGCATCGGCCGGAGAGAGCTTTTTCCGCTCCACCAGCCAGCCGGTCATGTCGGCCTGGGTAACAGCCGGCACGGTTACGCCCTGCGTCCGTGAGATAATCGTCGGTAACAACCGGTCCGGCGCTTCGCTAACCATCAGGAAAAGCGTTTTTTCCCACGGTTCTTCCAGTATTTTGAGCAATTTGTTGGCCGCCTGCACATTCATCCGTTCCGGGAGCCAGATCAGCACGACCTTATATTCGGATTCGAACGCCTTAAACGACAAGGCACGGATAATTTCATCGGCCTCGAACGTGCTGATATTACCCTGCTTGTTATCGATCGCAATGGTCTCGTACCACATCTGTTCGTTGAAATAGCCGCCGGTAGAAGCGACCTGGTCACGCCACAAAGGCATGAACTGATTGCTCAGCGGCTTCTCGGACGAACTTTTTCCTTTAGGCGTATTGACCGGAAAAACGAAATGGAGGTCGGGGTGGGCCAATTGTCCGATCTGATGGCACGAGGGACAAACTCCGCACGAATCCCCGTCGTGACGGTGCGGACAGTTCAGGTATTGCGCATAAGCAATGGCCAACGGCAGGGCGCCGACCCCCTCGTCCCCCGTAAACAACTGGGCATGGCTGATCCGGCCCCGGCCGACACTGCCGACGAGCCGCTGCTTTACCTCCTGTTGCCCGATCACATCCTTGAACTGCATTTTATTGACTTGGCTTATTGCAGAAGAAACTCTATATTTTCATAAAAAACAAAGACATCCCCCGATAAATCCACAAAGAGGAGAGACGACCTTCGATCCGGAAGCGTCCCGGTTATTTTGTCCCGGTCGAACCGAATCCGCCCGCGCCGCGCTCCGTCTCGCCGAGCACCTCGACACTCTCCCATTCGACCCGCGTAAAGCGGGCTACCACCAATTGCGCCACCCGTTCACCGGGTTTCAGTTCATACGGGGTATTCGACAGGTTGACGAGGATCACCTTGATCTCACCGCGGTAATCGGGATCGACCGTACCCGGCGAATTGACCAGCGAAAGCCCGTGCTTGGCCGCCAGACCGCTGCGGGGCCGTACCTGCATCTCATAACCTTCGGGCAACTCCACATAAAGTCCGGTCGGCACCAATGCACGCTCCAGCGGACCGAGCGTAATGCTCTCTGTTATGTTCGCACGGACATCGAGGCCCGCAGCCTGTCCGGTTTCATACTGCGGCAAGCCGTATGCCGAACGGTTGATCACTTTCACCTTCATCGTTATCTCCTTTTTAGAACCGACCGAGCCAGCGATCTCACATCAATATGCTCCCACCGGACGGCCACCGCAGCAAATGCGGTCAACAGGCCCAAATTTAACAAATATTTCGCGGCCGCAGGCAACATCCCGGTAAAATAGGAAATCCCGTAGATCGCACCGCCCAGCAGGAAATAGGCCCCGATGCGCCGCACATTGTACGGGGTGGGGTAGTAACGGCTGTTGAGCCAGAAACTCAAAGCCAGCATCACCGTTTCACAACCGAGGCGTCCCCATGCGGCGCCGACATAGCCCAGCGCGGGTACCAGCCATACGTTCAGGACCACCGTAACGACCAGTCCCGTTCCGGTGATCCAGATCGCAAAACGCGTATCCCCCGTCTGTTTGTACCAGAAATTGAGGTTCAGCGTCATCCCCGAAAAGATGTTCGCGAGCAGGATCAGCGGCAGGATAAACATCCCCTGCCGGAATGCAGGCCCCACAAAAAGGGCGAACGCATCGGCGAAAAGCATGATGAGCAGGAAAATTGCGACCGACACGATGGCAAAATATTTCAATGCCTCGGCATTCGCCCGCAAAAAATCCTCCTTTTTGAAATTGGCGAGGAAAAACGGTTCCGCCGCATAACGGTACATTTGGATAAACAGCAACAGGATCACACCGAGTTTCGCTACGGCCCCGTAGATCCCCAGCGCGTCCATCGCCTCTCCCCGGGGCATCAGGTATTTGATCATCTGCCTGTCGATGAACTGGTTGGCCACACCGGCCACACCGCTCACGAGTAACGGGAACGAATAGATAAAGATCGTCCGGAGCAGTCTCCAGCGGATACGGGGCACACAATCGCGGTAGGCCGGGAACAGCAACAGCAGCGTCACGAAACTCGTAATCAGGTTCGCGACCAAGTAATACCCGGCTCCATACGAAGGATCGTACAGCGATGCCCACCAACCGCCGCCGACTGCCAGTCTCGGCAAGCCCTCATAAAGAAAGACGACCAAGACGACGTTCAGTACCACGGAAAAAGTCCGCAGGATTACAAACAATCTAGCTTTGTTCTCCTGCCGCAACCGCGCATAGGGAATTGCGGTGATAACATCCAGCGCGATTACTACCGCCACGATCCAGATATACGAAGGATGATCGGGATAATCCATCACGCGCGACAGTTCCGGGGTAAAAAGGATACCGAGCGCGGCGAACAGCACCGCTACGGCGCTCACGGCCCCCCAGGTCGTCGAAAAGACCTCCTGCCGCCCGTGCAATCCTTCCGCTTTGCCGGCGAAGCGGAAATAACCGGTCTCCATCCCCATCGTCAGCACCACCATCGCGAACGGAATCAGTGCGTACATATCGGTAATCACACCGTACTCGCCCGTGGTCATGATCCGGGTCAAGAACGGGGTCAACAGGTAGTTCAGCAACCGGGATACGATGCTGCTGATACCGTAAATGGCGGTCTGTCCGGCCAGTTGTCTGAGCATGCTGTGAAAAGGCTTCTATCGGATCATTGGTATTCGGTCTTGCGGCTTTCGATTTCCGGATGTCACCGCTGCTATTTAGACGTAAGCCCCCGACTGTTACGGGAGGTCAGGCCTTCGCCCACTGTTCACGGATCAGTTCCAATGCAGCCGGGACACTCACCGTACGGTCACCTGCACAGCCGCACTCGAAACTGACGTAATAAGGATAAGCCATCTCTTTAAGCGCACGGAAACCGTCCACATAATTGTCCTTGTCACCGTTCTCGCCCGGCATCTGGCGCGTACCGCGGCTGGCGATGTGGATGTGTCTCAGGTAGCGGCCCCCCGACCAAAGCGCCCCGTAATCGGAAGTCTCCTCGGCGGTCATGTGCCAGAAATCGCCCATGCAGCAGACTCCGCGACTGCCGGTATCACGGCAGATAGACGCCGCATCGGCCACCTGGCGCAAGTAGTGTGCCTCCTTGCGGTTCAGCGGTTCGAGAATCACAGTCGTACCCTGCTCGCGGGCATAGTCACCCAACTTGCGCAGCTGTTCAACCAGATAATCACGCGTCTGGGGAGTGTGCGGCATCACGGGAACCTGGTGGTTAAATGCAGGCACCATAATTACGCCTGTCGAACCGAGCTCTCCTGCCGCCGCAATGATTTCACGCATCGTACGGTCGAATTCGGCCCGCACCTCGGGTTGCTCCGAGAGGATAAATCCGGAAAACCCGGCACAAATGGCGCTGACACTGATGTTACGACCGCGAAGAGCCTGTTTCAGTTCACCCACGCGTGCCGACAGGTTCTTGCCGCCGGGTTCAAACCCCGTTACACCGTGTGCTTCCATATAGTCCAGCCGCTCGGCGAGCGTTTCGCCCGGCGCGGTATTCTCCTGAAACGACAACCTGAGCGGATTGCTCTCCCCGGGTTTACCCAAGCCTTCCCCCTGCGGGTACGGCCGTGCGAGAAGATTCCACGGCGCCGCTGCCGCCACAGCAGCCCCCACCAACGTTTTCTGTAAAAAATCCCGTCTGTCCATATCTTTTGTTTTTATCGTTTACTCTCTGTTCCCCGCAGCCATATACCGGATACTGCCGGACGAACACTTTTCGGAGCCCCAATTTCGCGAAACTACCCTACGATCCTTCCTGCACGCCTGCCGACCGTCCCGTGATAAAGCCGTTCCGAGAATTTCCGATTTTCCCCGCAAAACAGCCATGCCGCCGGGGAATCAAATATTCCAACCTTTATTCCAGCTCCGCTTCCAACCTTTCGAGAAACCGGGTAACCGCCCCTGCATCGTCCGGAGAAGGCGACCACGGAGCCACATTCCCGGGCGTCAACGGAGCAAAAGGCCCCTGCTTCACCTCGTAAACCACCGTACCGTCCTGAAGGACCAACAGGCCATGCCATTCTCCGGCCGGGATATGAAACCCATAAGTTCCCGCCTGCGGATCAATCACAGCCTTTTGGGTGACATTCCCTGCCTCATCGAAAACGAACGACGCGACACGGCCCCGCAAGACGACCACCATTTCATCCCGCTCGGGGGCGAGATGCCGGTGCGGCTGCACGAACGTCCCGCGTTGCAGACCGTTCAGCATCCAGTTGACCGGGTCACTTTCACTCTTATGAAAATTGTAGTTTTTCCGCAGCCGTGGACTCTCTTCGGCATTACGCGTCGTTGTATCCAGCAACGTTTCGTCGATCACTTTCATCTCCATACGGGTTTGGCCCGCCTCGTTTTATCAATTTTAACAGACGACGCCTGTCTCGCGGATCCCCAACTTCAACGAGTTCCGGGACAAAACGACACCTTGGTGAACTCATTAACCGGTTGAACTCGTCGACAAGGCTTTTATCCTTTGTTTCCGGATATCCCCGACGTCGTTCCCGACCTCAGCTGCGGGAATATCCGTTTATGCCTTTTTGGCTTCGCCCGGCACCGGAACAGTGTATTTGCCCATATCCATCGGGCCGAGTTCCAGTTTTTCAGGCATGTAATTCAACGAAGCGGCGCTGATTTCATCCCAAGTGACCGTCTTGCCCGTATAAGCGGACTCGCGGCCCATAATCGCAGCCAGGTTCGACACAGCCGTCTCCTCTGCCTGCATGATCGGCGTCCCCTGGCGAATGCAGCTGATCCAGTTCACGTGCTCCAGGACATACGGATTATTCTGCTGGTGCGCGGCCTTCTCGGCTTCGAGATCGTATTGCCAAAGCACATTACCGGCCAAATCCTTGATCACGCAGGCGCCCGAACCGCCGCCGCCGCTCTCCCAGGTTCCTTTGGTTCCCTGCAGGAATTCGCTCACATTGTTCGAACACCCGTCGATCTGGCGCGACATGCTGTGGAAATGCACGCCGTTGTCACAGACGAAATCGATGCTGAAGTTGTCATACTGATCCCCGGTAATCCTACGCTGGCGGCTGCCGAAACCGGTAGCCGAAACCGGTTTATAGCCCGAAAACCACAGGAAAACATCGATGTTGTGCACATGCTGTTCGACGATATGGTCGCCCGACATCGCTTTCCAGTTTACCCAGTCCCGAATCATCCACTCCATATCCGACCAACCCGGTTGGCGCGTTTTATACCACAGCATCGACTGGTTCCAGTAGACGTTACCGCCGGTAATCTCGCCGATCATGCCGTCAAGTACGATTTTCTTGAAAGATTCGACATAGGCACGCTGATGGTGCCGCTGCGTACCGGTCACAACGCACAATCCTTTGGCATTGGCTTGTTTGGCCGTCGCCATGATCATGCGGTAACCTTCCGGATCGACCGCAATGGGTTTCTCCAGAAAGCTATGCACGCCTTTCTCAGTTGCATACTTGAAATGCGTCGGCCGGAACAGCGGCGGCGTCGCGATAATCACGACATCCACACCCGAGTCGATCACCTTCTGGTAAGCATCGAATCCGACGAAACAATTTTCAGCGGCAATCTCGATATTATGTTTTTCTTTAAGCTCTTTACGCGCATTTTCGACCCGGTCCGGGAAGACATCGCCCAATGCCACGACCGTAACGTTGTCGGCGGCATTGAGAAAATCCTGTGCGGCACCGGTTCCGCGACCGCCGCAGCCAATAAGGCCCGCTTTCAGGGGTTTACCGTCCACAGCCTTGTCGGGCAATTCGGGAATATAAACCGAACCGGCGTCCCTCAGCGCGGCATTTTTACCGCCCTTATCATCGGAACAGGCACTCAGTAGCGGCGTAACGCCCAACGCACCGATAGCTCCGGCCATAGCCGAATAGGAGAGAAACTCGCGACGGCTGATTTTGTTCTTTTCGCTCATGGTTCAATCGTAATTTAAAGTTTATCGTTAGTAGGTTCAATCATTCTTATCGGTCAGCGCCTGGGGACCGGGACGGCTCCAGATAACGATTCGCATACGCTTGGTTCCGCACCGGGCCGTGAAACATAAAACCCAGATTACTTCAGCTCCGTCGTTCCGGCAGGATCGTCGTATTCACACACGACACGGAAACCGATCGCACGGATATCCGAATACCACCAGATACTCTGCGGCTGCTGCGGATCGGTTTTGAGCCACTCCTTGTGCCGGGTATGGCTCCGGGCCGCCGAGCGCAGTACCGAAGCATCGTCGGTAAAGGCGCCGCCGCGCACTACATGCTCCTCACCCCCGGCAGGCCCTTTCGGGTCGATCGCGCCATCGGGCATCTTACTGTAAGCGTCCGGAGCGTACCAGTCCGCGCAATATTCCATCACATTGCCGAGCGTATTTTTCAGTCCGAACGGATTAGGCTGTACAGCCGAGGGTTCTTCTGTACGATTCTTACTGTCGTTGACATAGACGACATAACGCGCGATTCCGGCCGTATCGGCTTTGAAAAGCTTGCGCCAAAAGCCCTCATTCGAGAATTTTTTCGGATCACCCGGGAAGAAATAGGGCGTTTCCGTGCCGCCACGGGTTGCATATTCCCACTCGGCCTCAGTCGGCAACCGGTATTTCTTGCCGGTTTTTTTCGACAACCACTGGCAGAACGTCTCTGCGGCATAATGCGTCATCGTAATGGCCGGTCGGTCGCCGCCACCCCAGCCCTGGTCGGGAATCCCGAAGGGGGGAGTCGGGCCGCTGATCGCATCTACATCCGGATCGGAATTGTTCGCATAAACCAGTTCGGGCGGCGTCCGTCCCTCAGACATCGTCTCGGCATAGAACGCCCAGTACATATCCCAGGTCACTTCAGCTTCGCCGATAAAAAAAGACGAAAGGGTCACATTGCGGACCGGCCCTTCATCCTCGCGGCGGAACGGCTCGTCGGGGGGGCTGCCCATACGGAACGAGCCACCGGGAATCGCTTTCATCCCGAACGATACAGTAGTGCCGGGAATCCGCTCGGTGAAATTCTCGAAAGCCGTCACTTCGGCCGGAGCGGTGAACGGGTCGCCTTTTGCTGCGGTCTGCGGCACCCCCTGCATCTTAGCATGTTTGTAGTTGGGATCGTAATGGCCCACATCAAGGTGGCAGCTGATACATTGCAACCCGAGTTTCTCCTCATTTTCCTCGTAATAGAGGTGAGCGGTTACCCCTTCGTCGGTCAGGCGTGCCGGGAACAACTGCCGGTGGCACTCCTTGCAGGATTCGTTGAAGACGATCTTCTGTGCATACTCGAGCTGTCCCTTGCTTTCCCAATCGATCTTCTCGGTATCTTTAAAGAAGTACGACCAGACATCTTTCGCTCCCGAACGCAATTTCGTAAAGAAATAGTTCGCACTGCCTTTAGGCGGCAGGTGGCACTCGGCGCAACCGGTGGTCACACCGCTTTTGGAATTGTGATGCACAGAGAGTTTCCAACTTTTGTCGGCGGCTTCGTGCACATGACAGGACATGCAGTATTCATCGGTCGAAGTCTTCATGTAGACCCGGTTCAGCGCAATCGTAACGCTGACCCCGACAGCCACGCCGAACAGGGTGAACAGAACTATTTTCCGTCTGTTTTTGCGGGGTTTCTTCGTTTGGGATGATGACATGGGATTCTAAAAAAACGTACTCAACCGCCGGAAATTCCACCCGGCAGTTAGGGAAGCGCCCCTTAAAGGCGCAAGGTTTACAAATTTAGGAAAAATAAACGGGAAAACGCAAGCCAGAACCCGAAAAGCCGCCCTCAGAGCTCGTCCAGGAGCTTTCCGGAAAACGAAAACGCCATAAAACTAAAACAATAAAGGCCGGCAAGAATATGATAATCCCACCGGCCTTTAACCCGTATCGGTTATGTCCCGCAAACCTTTTCGTCCGATCGGCGGTCCATAAAACCTTTACAGCGACGCTACTTGTTCCGATACCGGAGCGTCTCCCCCGTTTTCGAAAGCGACGGCGGCACGCTCCGGTCGGAAACGGCACGCTGCCTGTTCGGCTGGCCGCTCATTACGAAATGGATGTCCGCTCCGTCGCGGATATCGTCGTAAGTGATATACGACTTATCGTACTCTTTGCCGTTCAGTAGCATCTTCTTGACATAAACGTTCTGCTTCGACCAGTTCTCGGTAGTCACTTTCACCTGGTGCCCGTTGCCGAGGCGCATCGTGACGGCTTCAAGCGCAGGCGACCCGATGTTGTAGATATTGCTCGACGGGGCGGTCGGATAGAAGCCCATGCAGTTGAAAATGTACCAGGCCGACATCTGTCCGCAATCGTCGTTGCCGCTGAGCGACCCCGGCTCATTCCCGTAAAAATGGTCGATCACATACCGGATCCAGCGTTGGCAATCCCAGGGCCGGTTGAGGTAATTGTAAAGATAGATGATCTGGTGGCACGGTTCGTTACCGTGCCAGTACCCGCCGATACGGCCCCAAATGTCATGCGCACCGGGGATATTTTCGTCCATCTCGATCACGAAAAGCGAATCGAGCCGCGCTTCGAACAGGTCGCGCCCCGCTTCGTTGATATAACCCTGCACATCGTGCGGTACGTACCAGGTATATTGCAGCGTAAAACCTTCGGTGATATCTCCCCAGCCATTGACCGAACCGGGTCCCTGATAAGCGATCGGCGCGAACGGCGTACGCCAGCCGCCGTTGATATCCCGCCCACGCATGTATTTGGTCTCGGGATCGACGAGGTTCTGGTACGAAAGCGACCGGTTCAGGAAATATTCATAATCATCCGTCTTGCCGAGCTTTTTAGCCGCCTGTGCGATACAATAGTCGTCATAGGCATACTCCAGCGTCTTCGACACCGACTCCTTCTCCTTGTCGAACGGCACCCAGCCCAGCGAATCGTACTCCGGCAGGCAATCGTAATGCGGATTCATCGCAGTGGTCTTCATCGCCTCGAACGCACGTTCGTAATCGAAGCCCGGAACCTCTTTGACGATCATATCGGCCAACACCGACACGGAATGATACCCGATCATACACCATGTTTCGTTACCATAGAACGACCAGATCGGCAGCATCTTTTCAACGCTCTTGTCGTAATGGGCCAGCATCGAATTGGCCACATCGGCATTGACCTTCGGCTGTACGAGACAGAACAGGGGATGCAGCGCACGGTAGGTGTCCCACAGCGAGAAGGTAGTCAGGTTGGTGAATCCCTTCGCCTTTTCGATATTCTTGTCCAACCCGCGGAACCGGCCGTCGGCATCCTGGAAGATAAACGGATGCAGGAAAGCGTGGTATACCGACGTGTAGAAAGTCTCCTTATCAGCCTGCGAGGCCGTGACCTGAAACTTATTCAGCTCCTTGTTCCATTTCTCAACTCCTTTCCGGTGCAACGATTCGAATGTTTCGCCGTCGAGCTCCCTGAGGTTCTTCAATGC
This window encodes:
- the dut gene encoding dUTP diphosphatase, with the protein product MKVKVINRSAYGLPQYETGQAAGLDVRANITESITLGPLERALVPTGLYVELPEGYEMQVRPRSGLAAKHGLSLVNSPGTVDPDYRGEIKVILVNLSNTPYELKPGERVAQLVVARFTRVEWESVEVLGETERGAGGFGSTGTK
- a CDS encoding GH92 family glycosyl hydrolase gives rise to the protein MLCGVSLISAAGCVHHPDLNAPQEELTQYVRPLVGTAGFGNTYPGSQIPFGGIQMSPDTDFDDYDVAAGYKYDHPTLLGFSLTHLSGTGIPDLGDFLFMPGVGEIRFDPGTHENPDAGYRSRYSHDREWASPNYYGVDLLDYGTKAEMTSGVRSGIFKFTYPQSDSAFILLDLKHTLKWPCVWANIRLENDSTLVGSKIVNGWGPERHVYFAATFSKPFKAMGFLQDSVPVLYNTKRFRSSLEAWGKDIKAWMTFSTAAGEPIYVRTAVSGVSTAGALKNLRELDGETFESLHRKGVEKWNKELNKFQVTASQADKETFYTSVYHAFLHPFIFQDADGRFRGLDKNIEKAKGFTNLTTFSLWDTYRALHPLFCLVQPKVNADVANSMLAHYDKSVEKMLPIWSFYGNETWCMIGYHSVSVLADMIVKEVPGFDYERAFEAMKTTAMNPHYDCLPEYDSLGWVPFDKEKESVSKTLEYAYDDYCIAQAAKKLGKTDDYEYFLNRSLSYQNLVDPETKYMRGRDINGGWRTPFAPIAYQGPGSVNGWGDITEGFTLQYTWYVPHDVQGYINEAGRDLFEARLDSLFVIEMDENIPGAHDIWGRIGGYWHGNEPCHQIIYLYNYLNRPWDCQRWIRYVIDHFYGNEPGSLSGNDDCGQMSAWYIFNCMGFYPTAPSSNIYNIGSPALEAVTMRLGNGHQVKVTTENWSKQNVYVKKMLLNGKEYDKSYITYDDIRDGADIHFVMSGQPNRQRAVSDRSVPPSLSKTGETLRYRNK
- a CDS encoding Gfo/Idh/MocA family protein; amino-acid sequence: MSEKNKISRREFLSYSAMAGAIGALGVTPLLSACSDDKGGKNAALRDAGSVYIPELPDKAVDGKPLKAGLIGCGGRGTGAAQDFLNAADNVTVVALGDVFPDRVENARKELKEKHNIEIAAENCFVGFDAYQKVIDSGVDVVIIATPPLFRPTHFKYATEKGVHSFLEKPIAVDPEGYRMIMATAKQANAKGLCVVTGTQRHHQRAYVESFKKIVLDGMIGEITGGNVYWNQSMLWYKTRQPGWSDMEWMIRDWVNWKAMSGDHIVEQHVHNIDVFLWFSGYKPVSATGFGSRQRRITGDQYDNFSIDFVCDNGVHFHSMSRQIDGCSNNVSEFLQGTKGTWESGGGGSGACVIKDLAGNVLWQYDLEAEKAAHQQNNPYVLEHVNWISCIRQGTPIMQAEETAVSNLAAIMGRESAYTGKTVTWDEISAASLNYMPEKLELGPMDMGKYTVPVPGEAKKA
- a CDS encoding sugar phosphate isomerase/epimerase family protein, with the translated sequence MDRRDFLQKTLVGAAVAAAAPWNLLARPYPQGEGLGKPGESNPLRLSFQENTAPGETLAERLDYMEAHGVTGFEPGGKNLSARVGELKQALRGRNISVSAICAGFSGFILSEQPEVRAEFDRTMREIIAAAGELGSTGVIMVPAFNHQVPVMPHTPQTRDYLVEQLRKLGDYAREQGTTVILEPLNRKEAHYLRQVADAASICRDTGSRGVCCMGDFWHMTAEETSDYGALWSGGRYLRHIHIASRGTRQMPGENGDKDNYVDGFRALKEMAYPYYVSFECGCAGDRTVSVPAALELIREQWAKA
- the holB gene encoding DNA polymerase III subunit delta'; its protein translation is MQFKDVIGQQEVKQRLVGSVGRGRISHAQLFTGDEGVGALPLAIAYAQYLNCPHRHDGDSCGVCPSCHQIGQLAHPDLHFVFPVNTPKGKSSSEKPLSNQFMPLWRDQVASTGGYFNEQMWYETIAIDNKQGNISTFEADEIIRALSFKAFESEYKVVLIWLPERMNVQAANKLLKILEEPWEKTLFLMVSEAPDRLLPTIISRTQGVTVPAVTQADMTGWLVERKKLSPADAEKIARLSRGNLLEAERCLEALASGESNESFELFVQLMRLSYEDRHLELLEWAETVASLGREEQKRLMSNSIRLLRDSYMLTAGMSEISFLFGREYEFCKKFAPFVNNANIERLVSEMELVIRQVGQNGNPKIIFPHFALTVSKLIGPLK
- a CDS encoding SUMF1/EgtB/PvdO family nonheme iron enzyme; this translates as MSSSQTKKPRKNRRKIVLFTLFGVAVGVSVTIALNRVYMKTSTDEYCMSCHVHEAADKSWKLSVHHNSKSGVTTGCAECHLPPKGSANYFFTKLRSGAKDVWSYFFKDTEKIDWESKGQLEYAQKIVFNESCKECHRQLFPARLTDEGVTAHLYYEENEEKLGLQCISCHLDVGHYDPNYKHAKMQGVPQTAAKGDPFTAPAEVTAFENFTERIPGTTVSFGMKAIPGGSFRMGSPPDEPFRREDEGPVRNVTLSSFFIGEAEVTWDMYWAFYAETMSEGRTPPELVYANNSDPDVDAISGPTPPFGIPDQGWGGGDRPAITMTHYAAETFCQWLSKKTGKKYRLPTEAEWEYATRGGTETPYFFPGDPKKFSNEGFWRKLFKADTAGIARYVVYVNDSKNRTEEPSAVQPNPFGLKNTLGNVMEYCADWYAPDAYSKMPDGAIDPKGPAGGEEHVVRGGAFTDDASVLRSAARSHTRHKEWLKTDPQQPQSIWWYSDIRAIGFRVVCEYDDPAGTTELK
- the folK gene encoding 2-amino-4-hydroxy-6-hydroxymethyldihydropteridine diphosphokinase, whose translation is MARVILLTGGNLGDVRATLAGARLKLAERVGAETAASSLWESPPWGFEAPEQFLNQVLIFETALEPEHVLDICQQIEREAGRIRPRAADGIATGTGCQAGAGCNKTAGADHEAMGRQYGSRTLDIDILFYDDRVIDTPRLTVPHPLMQQRGFVLRPLCEVLPGFMHPVLHKSVRQLLDELSE
- a CDS encoding lipopolysaccharide biosynthesis protein; translation: MLRQLAGQTAIYGISSIVSRLLNYLLTPFLTRIMTTGEYGVITDMYALIPFAMVVLTMGMETGYFRFAGKAEGLHGRQEVFSTTWGAVSAVAVLFAALGILFTPELSRVMDYPDHPSYIWIVAVVIALDVITAIPYARLRQENKARLFVILRTFSVVLNVVLVVFLYEGLPRLAVGGGWWASLYDPSYGAGYYLVANLITSFVTLLLLFPAYRDCVPRIRWRLLRTIFIYSFPLLVSGVAGVANQFIDRQMIKYLMPRGEAMDALGIYGAVAKLGVILLLFIQMYRYAAEPFFLANFKKEDFLRANAEALKYFAIVSVAIFLLIMLFADAFALFVGPAFRQGMFILPLILLANIFSGMTLNLNFWYKQTGDTRFAIWITGTGLVVTVVLNVWLVPALGYVGAAWGRLGCETVMLALSFWLNSRYYPTPYNVRRIGAYFLLGGAIYGISYFTGMLPAAAKYLLNLGLLTAFAAVAVRWEHIDVRSLARSVLKRR
- a CDS encoding WbuC family cupin fold metalloprotein, with the translated sequence MKVIDETLLDTTTRNAEESPRLRKNYNFHKSESDPVNWMLNGLQRGTFVQPHRHLAPERDEMVVVLRGRVASFVFDEAGNVTQKAVIDPQAGTYGFHIPAGEWHGLLVLQDGTVVYEVKQGPFAPLTPGNVAPWSPSPDDAGAVTRFLERLEAELE